A region from the Candidatus Electrothrix scaldis genome encodes:
- a CDS encoding YicC/YloC family endoribonuclease: MRPRSMTGFGRGESTNGERTWVVEIRTVNHRFLDQRVLLPSAFAALEERVKKTVTGQQERGRVDINATLRGESVSGSELHLDLDLARQYHSCLQKMNSKLKLGATIQISDMLTLRNLITVQEQSPDVEAEWPLLEEALLAALHDCASMREREGSSLKEELLQRLENFANLVQQIEEMIPEVLAQRQQDLKKRVDKLLEGVDIDPLRLAQEAAIMADKADVTEETVRLASHINQFRNFMESEESVGRRLDFLLQEFLREVNTLASKISNSTIAHLGVEMKNEIEKLREQVQNIE, from the coding sequence ATGCGTCCACGGAGTATGACCGGTTTCGGTCGCGGTGAATCGACGAACGGGGAACGAACTTGGGTTGTGGAAATCAGGACCGTTAATCATCGTTTTCTTGATCAGCGGGTTCTCTTACCTTCTGCCTTTGCAGCCTTGGAGGAGCGGGTTAAGAAGACGGTTACCGGGCAACAGGAGCGTGGTCGGGTTGATATCAACGCAACGCTGAGAGGTGAGTCTGTCAGTGGTTCCGAGCTGCATCTTGATCTGGATCTGGCACGGCAATATCACTCCTGCTTACAGAAGATGAACAGTAAGCTCAAGCTCGGTGCAACTATCCAGATCAGTGATATGCTGACCCTGCGTAATCTTATCACGGTTCAGGAGCAGAGCCCGGATGTTGAAGCGGAGTGGCCCCTATTGGAAGAGGCCTTACTTGCAGCTCTTCATGACTGCGCCAGCATGCGCGAGCGCGAGGGGAGCAGCCTGAAAGAAGAACTCCTCCAGCGTTTGGAGAATTTTGCAAACCTTGTCCAGCAGATTGAAGAGATGATTCCAGAGGTCCTTGCCCAGCGTCAGCAGGATTTGAAAAAACGGGTGGACAAATTGCTTGAGGGGGTTGATATTGACCCTCTGCGTCTCGCACAAGAAGCTGCAATTATGGCAGATAAGGCTGATGTTACCGAAGAAACGGTACGGCTTGCCAGTCACATCAACCAGTTCCGCAATTTTATGGAAAGCGAGGAATCAGTTGGGCGACGACTTGACTTCCTCTTGCAGGAATTTTTGCGTGAGGTGAATACCTTGGCCTCAAAGATCTCTAATTCAACCATCGCTCATCTTGGTGTTGAAATGAAAAATGAGATTGAAAAATTGCGAGAACAGGTCCAAAATATTGAGTAG
- a CDS encoding DUF370 domain-containing protein, which yields MDNRLVNIGFGNSVKVSRILAVVNPGSSPIRKLKEEARQEHRLIDVTEGRRTRGIVILDSGHLVLSSVQPETINQRLAALDREQSGVGLLQKHVGEGGHNG from the coding sequence ATGGATAATAGACTTGTTAATATAGGTTTCGGTAATTCCGTGAAAGTGAGCCGCATCCTGGCTGTGGTCAATCCCGGTTCTTCGCCGATCAGGAAACTCAAGGAAGAGGCCCGGCAGGAGCATCGGCTCATTGATGTCACTGAGGGGAGGCGGACGCGGGGGATTGTTATCCTGGACAGCGGGCACTTGGTTTTGTCCTCAGTTCAACCGGAAACTATTAATCAACGCCTGGCGGCCTTGGACAGAGAGCAAAGCGGTGTAGGGCTCCTGCAAAAGCATGTCGGGGAAGGAGGACATAATGGCTGA
- the gmk gene encoding guanylate kinase, with product MAEGFLLVVSAPSGCGKTTILKQVMAKISGLQFSVSHTTRQPRKGEMDGIDYHFVSKEQFIALRDQEPSGFLEWAEVHGNFYGTSRQEVEASLTEGKDVILDIDIQGAEQVRKNADPVTVFISPPTLAELERRLRGRGTESAEDITVRLENAEKEMAAASNYRYLIINDELDQAVRDLQAVIAAERRRRNPAQVNRTVPRD from the coding sequence ATGGCTGAGGGCTTTTTGTTGGTTGTTTCTGCACCTTCCGGGTGTGGTAAGACCACTATTTTAAAGCAGGTAATGGCAAAAATTTCCGGGCTGCAATTTTCTGTATCGCATACCACCCGTCAGCCACGGAAGGGTGAAATGGACGGAATCGACTATCATTTTGTCAGCAAAGAACAGTTTATTGCTCTTCGTGACCAAGAGCCCTCTGGTTTTCTGGAATGGGCTGAGGTGCATGGCAATTTTTACGGAACTTCACGTCAGGAAGTCGAGGCTTCCTTGACCGAAGGTAAGGATGTTATCTTGGATATTGATATTCAGGGCGCTGAGCAGGTGAGGAAAAATGCAGACCCTGTCACCGTCTTTATCAGTCCGCCAACCTTGGCTGAGCTGGAACGGCGTTTGCGGGGGCGTGGAACCGAAAGCGCTGAGGATATAACGGTGCGCTTGGAAAACGCGGAAAAGGAGATGGCCGCCGCCAGCAACTACCGTTATCTGATTATCAATGATGAGCTTGATCAGGCTGTTCGTGACCTGCAAGCCGTTATTGCAGCAGAACGCCGCCGCCGCAACCCGGCGCAGGTGAACAGAACTGTTCCCCGTGATTGA